A stretch of Bacilli bacterium DNA encodes these proteins:
- a CDS encoding branched-chain amino acid ABC transporter permease, giving the protein MTKAGAVKCARSFFANQYQPLRRSAMFLQTISNGLLIGSLYALVGMGMAIIFGTMRIINFAHGEFMMIGMYVTYSICSAFHVDPYVTIPASFLVTFALGYAAFKGLIAKIMLSSDMNQILMTAGISMVLTNLAQMKYTSDQLTLNLDYANKSVKFANIQLNIPYLISFIIAIVITILIFYFIMRTETGRAMRAISQNRTSSFLMGIHVEKVSSFVFAIGIALAGVAGTLLLPVYRVSPTVGGGFTLLAFVVVVLGGMGSIEGAALGGFIIGVVQALSAYYLGGSYGDLITYVVFLLILLLKPSGLLGRSRS; this is encoded by the coding sequence ATGACAAAAGCGGGCGCTGTGAAATGCGCCCGCTCTTTTTTTGCAAATCAATACCAACCTTTGAGGAGAAGCGCCATGTTTCTACAAACGATTAGCAACGGCCTGCTTATTGGCTCTCTTTATGCGTTAGTTGGTATGGGAATGGCAATCATTTTCGGCACCATGCGCATCATCAATTTTGCCCACGGCGAATTTATGATGATCGGCATGTATGTTACCTATTCCATATGCAGCGCCTTTCATGTCGACCCCTACGTGACGATACCGGCCTCTTTTTTGGTCACATTCGCGCTTGGGTATGCGGCGTTTAAAGGGCTGATTGCCAAAATCATGCTGTCCTCGGATATGAATCAGATTTTAATGACAGCCGGCATCAGCATGGTGCTCACCAATCTGGCGCAAATGAAATATACAAGCGACCAATTGACGCTGAATCTGGATTATGCCAACAAATCCGTTAAATTCGCCAATATTCAGTTGAACATTCCATACCTGATTTCGTTTATCATCGCGATCGTCATTACTATTCTTATTTTTTACTTTATTATGCGGACGGAGACCGGCAGGGCAATGCGGGCCATTTCGCAAAACCGGACATCCAGCTTTCTGATGGGCATTCACGTCGAGAAAGTGTCAAGCTTTGTATTTGCGATTGGGATTGCTTTGGCAGGGGTTGCCGGTACGCTTCTGCTGCCGGTTTACCGCGTTAGCCCCACAGTGGGCGGAGGATTTACGCTCCTCGCGTTTGTTGTTGTCGTGCTTGGCGGAATGGGCAGTATTGAAGGCGCGGCGCTGGGCGGATTTATCATCGGCGTCGTTCAGGCGTTAAGCGCTTATTACCTGGGAGGCAGTTACGGCGATTTGATTACGTATGTCGTATTTTTGCTGATTTTGCTTTTGAAACCATCCGGTTTACTGGGGAGGTCGAGGAGTTGA
- a CDS encoding branched-chain amino acid ABC transporter permease, whose product MQIKKQSGFPIDFKKQTGLAVFIVFFFSLPFFMHNYFYQEIILLIFLYAGLGCAWNILGGYTGQLSLGHAAYFGLGAYAYALSVDSLGIIPAIILAWIIPAVLAIPIGWITFRLRGPYFALGTIAFAQILQILATDQLKDFTRGSAGLLVHSIMPQPQYYYYLMLAFFIVSFLVMRSVAESKLGYYLMAIREDENTAQVVTINTTWYKNVALFISASLTGIGGAFYASMLGMIEPVTVFGIDLSNEIVFLVILGGVGTLWGPLVGAVLLQLSSDFLKVYLGSMNIPLLSDSNAFAFFLYGLLIVLVVRFAPDGIVGVLNRWIRKWRTT is encoded by the coding sequence ATGCAGATAAAAAAACAATCCGGTTTTCCGATCGATTTCAAAAAGCAAACAGGGCTTGCGGTTTTCATCGTTTTCTTCTTTTCATTGCCTTTTTTCATGCACAATTACTTTTATCAGGAGATTATCCTGTTGATATTTTTATATGCGGGCCTGGGGTGCGCCTGGAATATTCTGGGCGGCTACACGGGGCAATTGTCTCTCGGCCATGCGGCTTATTTCGGTTTGGGCGCTTATGCCTATGCGCTTTCGGTTGATTCGTTAGGGATCATTCCCGCAATCATCCTGGCCTGGATCATTCCCGCCGTTTTGGCGATACCGATCGGCTGGATTACGTTTCGTTTGCGCGGTCCCTACTTTGCGCTGGGCACAATTGCGTTTGCGCAAATTTTGCAAATTTTGGCTACCGACCAACTGAAAGATTTTACGCGCGGTTCCGCGGGCTTGTTGGTGCATTCGATTATGCCGCAACCGCAATATTACTATTATTTGATGCTGGCCTTCTTTATTGTCAGTTTTCTGGTCATGCGCAGTGTGGCGGAATCAAAGCTCGGCTATTATTTGATGGCGATCCGCGAAGATGAAAATACCGCGCAGGTGGTAACGATCAATACAACCTGGTATAAAAACGTTGCTCTTTTTATATCGGCGAGCCTGACGGGTATAGGCGGCGCATTTTACGCCAGCATGCTCGGCATGATCGAACCGGTAACCGTCTTCGGGATCGATCTTTCCAACGAAATCGTCTTCCTCGTCATATTGGGAGGAGTAGGCACGTTATGGGGGCCGCTTGTCGGAGCTGTTTTGCTGCAGTTGTCTTCCGATTTTCTGAAAGTTTACCTGGGAAGTATGAACATCCCGCTGTTATCCGATTCGAACGCGTTTGCGTTTTTCCTGTACGGCCTTTTGATCGTGCTTGTTGTCCGTTTTGCGCCTGACGGTATCGTTGGAGTATTGAACAGATGGATAAGAAAATGGAGGACAACATGA
- a CDS encoding response regulator produces the protein MNNEIRILIIEDDPMVREVNKQFVERVEGFRVVGMAGNGVAGISLLKKLNPHLILMDIYMPQKDGLETLRLIRKEQYDVDIIGITAASDASIIKQMLQQGVMDYIIKPFQFERVKRSLENYRTLRKKLQKDDCLSQSDLDHVLRISEQRKLKDEQSEHMPKGLHKATLQQIMLTLVNEQKPLSAEEVAELSGLARVTARRYLEYLAQTGQVRLEIDYHGIGRPTNRYCYVRPD, from the coding sequence GTGAATAACGAGATTCGGATTTTAATCATCGAAGACGATCCGATGGTTCGGGAAGTCAACAAGCAGTTTGTCGAACGGGTCGAGGGCTTTCGTGTCGTCGGGATGGCCGGCAATGGCGTTGCGGGAATTTCCTTGCTCAAGAAGCTTAATCCCCACTTGATTTTGATGGATATTTATATGCCGCAGAAAGACGGATTGGAAACGTTGCGCTTGATTCGCAAGGAGCAGTATGACGTGGATATTATCGGAATAACGGCAGCCAGCGACGCGTCCATCATTAAACAAATGCTGCAGCAAGGCGTGATGGATTACATTATTAAGCCTTTTCAGTTTGAGCGGGTTAAACGTTCATTGGAGAATTACCGCACGCTTCGCAAGAAGCTGCAAAAAGACGATTGCCTGTCGCAGTCGGACCTGGACCATGTTTTGCGGATATCGGAGCAACGCAAACTTAAGGACGAGCAGTCGGAGCATATGCCGAAAGGATTGCACAAAGCCACGTTACAACAAATTATGCTTACCCTTGTGAACGAACAAAAGCCGTTATCCGCCGAAGAGGTGGCGGAATTAAGCGGATTGGCGCGCGTAACGGCGAGGCGCTATTTGGAGTATTTGGCGCAAACGGGACAAGTTCGCCTGGAAATCGATTACCATGGGATCGGTCGCCCCACCAACCGATATTGTTATGTCCGGCCGGATTGA
- a CDS encoding ABC transporter substrate-binding protein has product MRKKWGTLAIVLSVVFVTALSGCGSSASQSKDDATKADSGDGTIKLGIITSLTGSGAEFGKDHERGYNLALDEINQAGGVLGKKIELKILDDKSSPEEAAKDVDQLVTQDKVQLLLGAYSSGSTLAVVKKATEYKTPLIVPTAVAANITETGSKYVFRICATSDSYATAVVNFLKDRPDAKTMAIIYEDGNFGTSSAESMKLALKDSGIKLIDEESYSVKNVDYKPMLQRVKAKNPDILYFASYSLDATALMKQAHEIDLNANYFTAAGTGFSVATFTKDTGMEAEYTLAAGQWDPSATWNGSKEFDEKIFKLYNEHPSYHYMEAYAALYVAKAALEQAGEYNKDKIRDSLSKLQMDTAFGPIKFDEKGQNNHPVIITQVQNGKFETVYPKEAASAEAKLPTPPWEKR; this is encoded by the coding sequence TTGCGAAAAAAATGGGGGACACTGGCAATCGTGCTTTCTGTAGTTTTTGTTACAGCGTTGTCGGGATGCGGCTCTTCCGCCTCGCAAAGCAAGGATGACGCGACAAAAGCGGACTCCGGAGACGGAACGATTAAGCTTGGCATCATCACATCGCTTACAGGCTCCGGCGCCGAGTTTGGCAAGGATCATGAAAGAGGATATAACCTGGCTCTTGATGAGATCAACCAGGCGGGCGGAGTTTTGGGTAAAAAAATCGAGTTGAAAATACTCGATGACAAGAGCAGCCCCGAGGAAGCGGCAAAAGATGTCGACCAATTGGTCACGCAAGACAAAGTGCAGCTCTTGCTGGGCGCATACAGCTCCGGATCGACCTTGGCCGTTGTGAAAAAGGCGACGGAGTATAAAACTCCGCTGATCGTTCCGACAGCTGTCGCGGCAAATATCACGGAAACAGGTTCCAAATACGTGTTTCGCATATGCGCAACGTCCGATTCCTATGCGACGGCAGTGGTCAATTTCCTGAAGGACAGGCCGGATGCCAAGACAATGGCGATTATATACGAAGATGGAAACTTCGGTACAAGTTCGGCGGAATCCATGAAATTGGCGCTGAAAGACAGCGGCATCAAATTGATTGATGAAGAATCGTATTCGGTCAAGAATGTGGATTACAAGCCGATGCTGCAGCGGGTCAAAGCGAAAAATCCGGATATTCTCTACTTTGCTTCCTACTCGCTTGACGCTACCGCTCTCATGAAGCAAGCGCATGAGATCGATCTGAACGCGAATTATTTTACGGCCGCCGGTACCGGCTTTAGCGTCGCAACCTTTACGAAAGACACCGGGATGGAGGCGGAATACACGCTGGCGGCGGGGCAATGGGATCCCAGCGCCACTTGGAACGGCTCCAAGGAATTCGATGAAAAGATCTTCAAACTGTATAACGAGCACCCGTCATACCATTACATGGAGGCTTATGCCGCACTGTACGTAGCCAAGGCCGCCCTGGAACAAGCGGGAGAATACAACAAAGACAAAATACGTGATTCGCTTTCCAAGTTGCAGATGGATACGGCGTTCGGACCGATCAAGTTCGACGAAAAAGGACAAAATAACCATCCGGTTATTATCACCCAGGTTCAGAACGGCAAGTTCGAAACTGTATATCCGAAAGAAGCGGCCTCGGCAGAAGCGAAGCTTCCTACTCCGCCCTGGGAGAAGAGATGA